A section of the Agrobacterium tumefaciens genome encodes:
- a CDS encoding DMT family transporter has product MNAAVLTYGALVAAIICEVIATSFLQQSQQFTRLLPTVLMALFYGAAFYLLSFTLRALPVGVAYAIWSGLGIVLISGIGYVVFRQTLDFAAVVGLGFIITGVVIVNVFSKTVGH; this is encoded by the coding sequence ATGAATGCAGCTGTCTTGACCTATGGAGCGCTTGTGGCCGCCATCATCTGCGAAGTCATCGCGACCTCCTTTCTGCAGCAATCGCAGCAATTCACGCGGCTTTTGCCAACCGTGTTGATGGCGCTGTTTTATGGCGCGGCCTTTTATCTGCTGTCATTTACCCTGCGGGCGCTGCCGGTGGGGGTGGCCTACGCCATCTGGAGCGGGCTCGGCATCGTTCTGATTTCGGGCATCGGCTATGTCGTCTTCCGCCAGACACTGGATTTCGCCGCCGTCGTGGGCCTTGGTTTCATCATCACCGGGGTGGTGATCGTGAATGTGTTTTCGAAGACGGTGGGCCATTGA
- a CDS encoding sulfite exporter TauE/SafE family protein, whose translation MILATFIVAGIVKGVTGMGLPTVAMGVFGLFMPPVIAAGLLILPSFITNVWQLLAGPDFRTIVKRLWPMMIAITLGTLIGIRLMTSDTGAWTSSALGLCLAVYAAYSLVARPVLLPARLEPKLSPIMGLVTGLLTGGTGIFVVPAVPYIQSLGFSRDDLVQALGLSFTVSTIALAAGLASQDAFHVEHLSLSALAVLPALIGMWLGQKIRHIVSPATFRRWFLICLLLLGAELFLRAFY comes from the coding sequence ATGATCCTCGCGACATTCATCGTTGCCGGCATCGTCAAGGGTGTGACCGGCATGGGACTGCCCACGGTCGCCATGGGCGTGTTCGGCCTCTTCATGCCCCCGGTCATCGCCGCCGGCCTGCTCATCCTCCCCTCCTTCATCACCAATGTCTGGCAATTGCTGGCTGGGCCTGATTTTCGGACCATTGTGAAAAGGCTGTGGCCGATGATGATTGCTATCACCCTCGGCACCCTCATCGGCATCCGGCTGATGACATCGGATACTGGTGCCTGGACGAGCTCGGCGCTCGGCCTGTGCCTTGCGGTTTACGCAGCCTACAGCCTGGTTGCCCGACCGGTCTTGCTTCCTGCAAGGCTGGAACCAAAACTCTCCCCCATCATGGGGCTGGTGACGGGCCTTTTGACCGGCGGCACCGGAATTTTCGTCGTACCTGCCGTGCCCTACATCCAGTCGCTGGGGTTCAGCCGAGACGATCTGGTGCAGGCGCTCGGCCTTTCCTTTACGGTCTCGACCATCGCCCTCGCCGCTGGCCTTGCTTCTCAGGATGCTTTTCATGTCGAGCATCTGTCACTATCCGCCCTCGCCGTCCTGCCTGCGCTGATCGGCATGTGGCTGGGTCAAAAGATCCGCCATATCGTCAGCCCGGCGACGTTTCGGCGCTGGTTTCTTATCTGCCTGCTTCTGCTGGGCGCAGAACTATTCCTCAGGGCGTTCTACTGA
- the xdhB gene encoding xanthine dehydrogenase molybdopterin binding subunit encodes MDTTSFDKTKTEIDGPMHTSLRHDSAHKHVTGSAEYIDDIPEPAGLIHGALGLADRAHAEILSMDLSEVEATPGVLWVMTGKDVPGENDISSGGRHDEPLLAETKVEFHGQPIFAVFAETRDIARKAARKAKITYKDLPYFTDIDTAIENGGALVIDPMTLKRGDAKIEMDVAPRRLTGTMRIGGQEHFYLEGHIAMAVPGEDDDVTVWSSTQHPSEIQHIVSHILQVPSNAVTVQVRRMGGGFGGKETQGNQFAALCAIAAKKLNRAVKIRPDRDEDMTATGKRHDFRVDYELGFDDEGRIHAVDATYAARCGFSSDLSGPVTDRALFHADSSYFYPHVHLTSRPLKTHTVSNTAFRGFGGPQGMLGAERFIEEIAYAVGKDPLDIRKLNFYGETGSGRTTTPYHQEVEDNIIARVVEELETSSDYRARREAIIAFNKTSPIIRKGIALTPVKFGISFTMTAFNQAGALVHIYNDGSIHLNHGGTEMGQGLYTKVAQVVADAFQVDINRVKITATTTGKVPNTSATAASSGTDLNGMAAYDAARQIRERLIKFAAENWNVPEEDVVFLPNRVRIGLEEIAFNDFIKKAYFARVQLSAAGFYKTPKIHWDRAAGRGTPFYYFAYGAACSEVSIDTLTGEYLMERTDILHDVGKSLNPAIDIGQIEGAFVQGMGWLTTEELWWDGKGRLRTHAPSTYKIPLASDRPKSFNVRLAEWSENAEPTIGRSKAVGEPPFMLAISVLEALSMAVASVADYKVCPRLDAPATPERVLMAVERLKKV; translated from the coding sequence ATGGACACCACGAGCTTCGACAAGACCAAGACCGAAATCGACGGCCCGATGCACACCTCGCTCCGGCACGATTCCGCCCACAAGCATGTGACGGGCAGCGCCGAATATATCGACGATATTCCCGAACCCGCCGGACTGATCCACGGTGCACTCGGCCTTGCCGACCGTGCCCATGCGGAAATCCTCTCGATGGACCTGTCCGAGGTCGAAGCCACACCGGGCGTGCTTTGGGTGATGACGGGAAAAGACGTGCCCGGCGAGAACGACATTTCGTCCGGCGGCCGCCACGACGAACCTTTGCTGGCCGAAACAAAGGTCGAGTTCCACGGACAGCCGATCTTCGCGGTCTTTGCCGAAACCCGCGACATCGCCAGAAAGGCGGCTCGCAAGGCGAAGATTACTTACAAGGATCTGCCGTATTTCACCGATATCGATACGGCGATTGAAAATGGCGGCGCGCTCGTCATCGACCCGATGACGCTGAAGCGTGGCGATGCCAAGATCGAAATGGATGTCGCACCCCGCCGCCTTACCGGCACGATGCGCATTGGCGGACAGGAACATTTTTACCTCGAAGGCCATATCGCCATGGCGGTGCCGGGCGAAGACGACGATGTAACGGTCTGGAGCTCCACCCAGCATCCGAGCGAAATCCAGCACATCGTCAGCCACATCCTGCAGGTGCCATCCAATGCCGTCACCGTGCAGGTCCGCCGCATGGGCGGCGGTTTCGGCGGCAAGGAAACGCAGGGCAACCAGTTCGCAGCGCTCTGCGCCATCGCCGCCAAAAAGCTGAACCGGGCCGTGAAAATCCGTCCGGACCGCGACGAGGACATGACGGCGACAGGCAAGCGCCATGATTTCCGCGTCGATTACGAACTGGGCTTCGATGACGAAGGCCGCATCCACGCCGTCGATGCCACCTATGCCGCCCGCTGCGGTTTTTCCTCCGATCTATCCGGGCCGGTCACCGACCGCGCGCTGTTCCATGCCGACTCCAGCTATTTCTACCCGCATGTGCATCTTACCTCGCGACCGCTCAAAACCCACACGGTCTCAAACACCGCTTTTCGCGGTTTTGGCGGCCCGCAGGGCATGCTGGGTGCGGAACGTTTCATCGAAGAAATCGCTTATGCCGTCGGCAAAGACCCGCTCGATATCCGCAAGCTGAATTTCTACGGCGAGACCGGCTCCGGCCGCACCACGACGCCCTATCATCAGGAAGTCGAGGACAACATCATCGCCCGCGTCGTCGAAGAGCTGGAGACGTCAAGCGACTATCGCGCACGACGTGAAGCAATTATCGCGTTCAACAAAACGAGCCCGATCATCCGCAAGGGCATCGCACTCACCCCTGTCAAATTCGGCATCTCCTTCACCATGACCGCCTTCAACCAGGCGGGCGCGCTGGTGCACATTTATAATGACGGCTCCATCCATCTGAACCATGGCGGCACCGAAATGGGCCAGGGCCTCTACACCAAGGTGGCGCAGGTGGTGGCCGATGCCTTCCAGGTGGATATCAACAGGGTGAAAATAACAGCCACAACCACAGGCAAGGTGCCGAACACATCAGCCACCGCCGCCTCCTCTGGCACCGACCTTAACGGCATGGCCGCCTATGACGCCGCCCGCCAGATTCGCGAGCGGCTGATCAAATTCGCCGCCGAGAACTGGAACGTACCGGAAGAGGACGTCGTCTTCCTGCCGAACCGCGTTCGCATCGGCCTTGAGGAAATCGCCTTCAACGATTTCATCAAAAAAGCCTATTTCGCCCGCGTGCAGCTTTCCGCCGCCGGTTTTTATAAGACGCCGAAAATCCACTGGGATCGCGCCGCGGGGCGCGGCACGCCGTTTTATTATTTCGCTTACGGTGCGGCCTGCTCGGAAGTGTCGATCGACACCTTGACTGGCGAATACCTGATGGAACGCACCGATATCCTCCACGATGTGGGCAAATCGCTCAATCCAGCCATCGATATCGGCCAGATCGAAGGCGCCTTCGTGCAGGGCATGGGCTGGCTGACGACGGAGGAATTGTGGTGGGACGGCAAGGGGCGGCTGCGCACCCACGCACCTTCCACCTACAAAATCCCACTCGCCTCCGACCGGCCGAAGAGCTTCAACGTCAGGCTGGCGGAATGGTCGGAAAATGCCGAACCCACCATCGGCCGCTCCAAGGCCGTGGGCGAACCGCCCTTCATGCTGGCCATCTCGGTTCTCGAAGCGCTCTCCATGGCAGTCGCTTCCGTGGCCGATTACAAGGTTTGTCCGCGGCTTGACGCGCCAGCGACGCCGGAGCGGGTGCTGATGGCGGTGGAACGGCTGAAAAAGGTTTGA
- a CDS encoding D-alanyl-D-alanine carboxypeptidase, protein MAGAWVFALTFFCAILSLQASPAQAGYAHFIMDANTGKVLAARNADVLNHPASLTKMMTLYLTFEALHAGKLRWDQKITMSKNGASVIPSKLYVRQGQTFTVREAVYGMIVKSANDMAEGMGDHLGGSEARFAEMMTRKARQLGMTKTVFRNASGLPNKSQVTTARDMAKLGLALQRDFPKEYSLFATQSFNFRGKRIRGHNNLMYRYQGMDGIKTGYTNASGFNLVSAVNHNGRRVVGVVLGGKTARSRDAQMAALLDKAVPQASRGRNTEQLVASASASRAFDVAAAVPPAAVPLPMFAERRADPVAMQIATANEQVADMMQVSAIPRPAPSVASAGQRSRWEVQIAATDSEAAARSLLANARSNIGNYSGIAPYTEAVQSGSATLYRARFTGFEDQSSAVSACKQLKAQSYACVVMTSEG, encoded by the coding sequence ATGGCGGGTGCCTGGGTTTTCGCACTCACCTTCTTTTGCGCGATCCTCTCATTGCAGGCGTCGCCTGCGCAGGCGGGTTATGCCCATTTCATCATGGATGCGAACACCGGCAAGGTTCTCGCCGCCCGCAATGCCGACGTGCTCAACCATCCCGCCTCGCTCACCAAGATGATGACGCTCTACCTCACCTTCGAAGCGCTGCATGCCGGCAAACTCCGCTGGGACCAGAAGATAACCATGTCCAAGAACGGTGCATCGGTCATTCCTTCGAAGCTCTATGTGCGCCAGGGCCAGACCTTTACCGTCCGCGAAGCGGTCTATGGCATGATCGTCAAATCCGCCAATGACATGGCCGAAGGTATGGGCGACCATCTCGGCGGCTCCGAGGCGCGCTTTGCGGAGATGATGACCCGCAAGGCCCGCCAACTCGGCATGACCAAAACGGTCTTCCGCAACGCGTCCGGCCTGCCCAACAAGTCGCAGGTGACAACCGCACGTGACATGGCAAAGCTCGGTCTTGCGTTGCAACGGGATTTCCCCAAAGAATACAGCCTCTTCGCCACGCAATCCTTCAATTTTCGTGGAAAGCGCATCCGCGGCCACAACAACCTGATGTATCGTTATCAGGGAATGGACGGCATCAAGACCGGCTATACCAACGCCTCCGGCTTCAACCTTGTCAGCGCTGTCAACCACAATGGCCGCCGCGTCGTTGGCGTCGTGCTGGGCGGCAAGACTGCGCGCAGCCGCGACGCCCAGATGGCGGCCCTTCTCGACAAGGCCGTGCCGCAGGCGTCGAGAGGCCGCAACACCGAACAACTCGTCGCCAGCGCCAGCGCCAGCCGCGCCTTCGATGTGGCCGCTGCCGTGCCGCCCGCTGCCGTGCCTCTGCCGATGTTCGCCGAGCGCCGCGCTGACCCTGTCGCCATGCAGATTGCCACCGCAAACGAACAGGTGGCTGACATGATGCAGGTCTCAGCCATTCCGCGGCCGGCTCCCTCTGTGGCGTCTGCCGGTCAGCGCAGCCGCTGGGAAGTGCAGATCGCCGCCACCGATAGCGAAGCCGCCGCGCGCTCGCTGCTCGCCAATGCCCGTTCCAATATCGGCAACTATTCCGGCATCGCACCCTACACCGAAGCCGTACAAAGCGGGTCGGCAACGCTCTACCGCGCCCGCTTCACCGGCTTCGAAGACCAGTCCTCGGCAGTTTCCGCCTGCAAGCAACTGAAGGCTCAGTCCTATGCCTGCGTGGTGATGACCAGCGAGGGGTGA
- the xdhC gene encoding xanthine dehydrogenase accessory protein XdhC — protein sequence MPDTSLPSFLARSTPTILVEIEAVKGSSPREAGTFMLVTQETIWETIGGGQFEYMAIDHARAMLRSGAAEDHMDIPLGPEIGQCCGGRTLIRFRLVTTEIAAALEARLKGEAEQQPAVFIFGAGHVGKALAEALSLLPLSLTVVETRENELRDLPSAVVSILTPMPEALVAKIPAHGAVIIVTHDHALDFLIAKEALAREDLAYVGMIGSKTKRATFAHWLEREGEPNCRLAKLILPIGGSSVRDKRPAVIAALVAAELLQALFATETGHRHKNQPAHL from the coding sequence ATGCCTGACACCTCCTTACCCTCTTTCCTCGCCCGCTCCACCCCCACAATACTCGTGGAAATCGAAGCCGTGAAAGGCTCGTCGCCGCGCGAGGCTGGCACCTTCATGCTGGTCACCCAGGAGACCATCTGGGAAACCATCGGCGGCGGCCAGTTCGAATATATGGCGATAGACCACGCCCGCGCCATGCTGCGCAGCGGTGCTGCCGAGGATCACATGGATATTCCGCTCGGCCCGGAAATCGGCCAGTGCTGCGGCGGCCGCACCCTCATCCGCTTCCGGCTGGTCACGACGGAGATCGCGGCGGCGCTTGAGGCAAGGCTGAAAGGCGAAGCTGAGCAACAGCCGGCCGTCTTCATTTTTGGCGCCGGCCATGTGGGCAAGGCGCTGGCCGAAGCCCTGTCGCTGCTGCCACTGTCCCTGACCGTGGTCGAGACCCGTGAAAACGAGCTGCGCGATCTTCCGTCGGCAGTGGTGTCCATACTCACCCCCATGCCGGAAGCACTCGTTGCGAAAATTCCGGCTCATGGCGCAGTGATCATCGTCACTCACGACCACGCACTCGATTTCCTCATCGCGAAGGAAGCGCTCGCCCGCGAGGATCTTGCCTATGTCGGCATGATCGGTTCGAAGACCAAGCGCGCCACCTTTGCCCATTGGCTGGAGCGGGAGGGCGAGCCTAATTGCCGCCTCGCCAAACTCATCCTGCCCATCGGCGGCAGCAGCGTCAGGGACAAGCGTCCCGCCGTCATAGCGGCCCTTGTGGCAGCCGAGTTGCTTCAAGCGCTTTTTGCCACCGAAACCGGGCATCGCCACAAAAACCAGCCCGCCCATCTTTAA
- a CDS encoding LysR substrate-binding domain-containing protein, with amino-acid sequence MKMSRQFPLNALRVFDAAARHLSFTKAGEELGMTQTAVSYQVKLLEENIGEPLFVRKARQVSLTEAGQRLAPKVADAFNTLREAVDNVRDTSDTTLTIHSTATFASRWLSRHLGAFQLEHPSIAVRLETSGTLIDFSQSDCDVAIRWSSDDGKGLIYHRLLRGVYTPMLHPALAESIGGLHKPEDLLRLRIIDPGDIWWSQWFKEVGIENPGLDRYPRSRLNVQAFEAAAAIASQGVAMLTPELYADEVALGRLYQPFEHLSTEGKNYWLVYPENRRNIRKIKLFRDWILKRIEESRPSTQYPISGA; translated from the coding sequence ATGAAAATGTCACGGCAGTTTCCCCTGAATGCCCTGCGTGTGTTCGACGCCGCAGCCAGGCATCTGAGCTTCACCAAGGCTGGCGAAGAGTTGGGCATGACGCAGACGGCGGTGAGCTATCAGGTGAAACTGCTGGAGGAGAATATTGGCGAGCCGCTTTTTGTCAGAAAGGCGCGGCAGGTTTCCTTGACGGAGGCTGGACAGAGGCTTGCACCCAAAGTCGCGGATGCCTTCAACACGTTGCGGGAGGCGGTCGATAATGTGCGCGATACATCAGACACGACGCTGACGATCCATTCCACTGCCACCTTTGCCTCACGCTGGCTCTCGCGGCATCTCGGCGCTTTCCAGCTCGAGCATCCCTCCATCGCGGTCAGGCTGGAGACATCGGGGACACTGATCGACTTCAGCCAGTCGGACTGCGATGTCGCCATTCGCTGGAGCAGCGATGACGGCAAGGGGCTGATCTATCATCGATTGCTGCGCGGCGTTTATACACCGATGCTTCACCCTGCCCTCGCCGAAAGCATCGGCGGCCTGCACAAGCCGGAAGACCTGCTGCGCCTACGCATCATCGATCCCGGCGATATCTGGTGGAGCCAGTGGTTCAAGGAAGTCGGCATCGAAAATCCGGGGCTTGACCGTTACCCGCGTAGCCGCCTCAATGTGCAGGCCTTTGAAGCCGCCGCGGCGATCGCCAGCCAGGGTGTCGCCATGCTGACCCCTGAGCTTTACGCGGACGAGGTGGCGCTTGGCCGGCTTTACCAGCCGTTTGAGCACCTCAGCACCGAGGGCAAGAACTACTGGCTCGTCTACCCCGAAAACCGCCGGAACATCCGGAAGATCAAGCTGTTTCGCGACTGGATATTGAAGCGCATCGAAGAAAGCCGCCCGTCGACTCAATACCCCATATCAGGTGCATAA
- the guaD gene encoding guanine deaminase — MSLVLLRGRLLSFRRAPLAIDDTQSYLYIEDGGLLLENGKIAAIGEYADIRKTAPEDVEEKDHRPHLIVPGLIDMHLHFPQMQVIGSYAANLLEWLNTYTFPEECRFVESAHAQRIATHFYDELLRHGTTTAAAYCSVHKTSADAFFTEAMKRNMLMVGGKVMMDRNAPQGLLDTPETSYDETRAVIADWHGKGRNHVAITPRFAITSTPKQMEAAQALAQEFPDLFIQTHLSENLDEIKYTCELYPEATDYTDIYVRYGLMGKKTLLGHAIHLSDREADVLSETGAVAVHCPTSNLFIGSGLFPMKKLQRREKPVRIAVATDIGGGSSYSMLRTMDEAYKIQQLLGERLNPLESWYLMTRGNAEALSMVDRIGTLEAGTDADITVLNASSTSAMALKMEVVKSLTEELFLMLTMGDDRTVVETYVAGKPMKSVLA; from the coding sequence ATGAGCCTGGTTCTGCTGCGTGGCCGCCTGCTGAGCTTCCGCCGCGCGCCGCTCGCAATCGATGATACGCAAAGCTATCTCTATATCGAAGATGGCGGCCTGCTTCTCGAAAACGGCAAGATCGCCGCCATCGGCGAATACGCCGATATCCGTAAGACAGCACCCGAAGACGTCGAGGAAAAGGACCACCGCCCGCATCTCATCGTGCCCGGCCTCATCGACATGCACCTGCATTTCCCGCAGATGCAGGTCATCGGCTCCTATGCCGCCAACCTGCTGGAATGGCTGAACACCTATACCTTCCCGGAAGAGTGCCGTTTCGTTGAAAGCGCGCATGCTCAACGCATCGCCACACACTTCTACGACGAGCTTCTGCGCCACGGCACGACAACCGCCGCCGCCTATTGCTCCGTGCACAAGACCTCCGCCGACGCCTTTTTCACTGAAGCCATGAAGCGCAACATGCTGATGGTCGGCGGCAAGGTGATGATGGACCGCAACGCCCCGCAGGGCCTGCTGGACACGCCGGAAACCTCCTATGACGAGACGCGCGCCGTCATCGCCGACTGGCACGGCAAGGGCCGCAACCACGTCGCCATCACCCCACGCTTCGCCATCACCTCCACACCGAAGCAGATGGAAGCCGCACAGGCGCTGGCGCAGGAATTTCCCGATCTCTTCATCCAGACGCATCTGTCCGAAAACCTGGACGAGATCAAATATACCTGCGAACTTTACCCCGAAGCGACCGACTATACCGACATCTATGTGCGCTACGGTCTGATGGGCAAAAAGACCCTGCTCGGCCATGCCATTCACCTCTCTGACCGCGAGGCGGATGTGCTGTCGGAAACCGGCGCGGTGGCAGTGCATTGCCCCACCTCAAACCTCTTCATCGGCTCCGGCCTCTTCCCGATGAAAAAACTGCAACGGCGCGAAAAGCCTGTTCGTATCGCCGTCGCCACCGATATCGGCGGCGGATCGAGCTATTCCATGCTGCGCACCATGGACGAGGCCTACAAGATCCAACAATTGCTGGGCGAACGTCTCAACCCGCTGGAAAGCTGGTATCTGATGACGCGCGGCAATGCCGAAGCGCTCTCCATGGTCGACCGCATCGGCACGCTGGAAGCCGGCACGGATGCCGACATCACGGTGCTGAACGCCTCCTCGACGTCAGCCATGGCCCTGAAGATGGAAGTGGTGAAAAGCCTCACCGAAGAACTCTTCCTGATGCTGACCATGGGCGACGACCGCACAGTGGTAGAGACCTATGTGGCCGGCAAGCCGATGAAGAGCGTGCTGGCATAG
- the puuD gene encoding urate hydroxylase PuuD, which translates to MYEYAIAWEWMAFAVRWLHVITAIAWIGSSFYFIALDLGLVKRAHLPPGAYGEEWQVHGGGFYHIQKYLVAPAQMPEHLTWFKWESYVTWLSGFAMLCIVYYGGADLFLIDHSVLALTQFQAIALSLASLAIGWLFYDFLCKSPLGNNTWGLMIVLYVALVAMAWGYTQVFTGRAAFLHLGAFTATIMSANVFFIIIPNQKIVVADLIAGRTPDPKYGRIAKQRSLHNNYLTLPVIFFMLSNHYPLAFATQFNWIIAALVFLMGVTIRHWFNTTHARKGKPTWTWLLTALIFIVIMWLSTVPKVLTGEEEQKAATLSPMQQQFVSDAHFTKARDVVQGRCSMCHAAEPVWEGVPFTPKSVKLETDEQIGAHAREIYLQAGRSHAMPPGNITAITPDERKVLTAWYESAVSGAGKAEGKTE; encoded by the coding sequence ATGTACGAATATGCCATTGCGTGGGAATGGATGGCCTTTGCCGTCCGCTGGCTCCACGTCATCACCGCCATCGCCTGGATTGGCTCGTCCTTCTATTTCATCGCGCTCGATCTCGGGCTGGTCAAACGGGCGCATCTGCCGCCGGGGGCCTATGGCGAGGAATGGCAGGTGCATGGCGGGGGCTTTTATCACATCCAGAAATATCTGGTCGCCCCTGCCCAGATGCCCGAACACCTGACATGGTTCAAATGGGAAAGCTACGTCACCTGGCTGTCCGGCTTCGCCATGCTCTGTATTGTCTATTATGGCGGCGCGGACCTGTTCCTCATCGACCATTCCGTGCTGGCGCTTACCCAGTTCCAGGCCATCGCCCTGTCTCTGGCCTCGCTCGCCATCGGCTGGCTGTTTTATGATTTTCTCTGCAAATCGCCGCTCGGCAACAATACTTGGGGCCTGATGATCGTGCTTTATGTCGCGCTGGTGGCGATGGCATGGGGTTACACGCAGGTCTTCACCGGCCGTGCCGCCTTCCTGCATCTGGGTGCGTTTACCGCCACCATCATGTCGGCAAACGTCTTCTTTATCATCATCCCGAACCAGAAGATCGTTGTCGCCGATCTCATTGCCGGACGCACGCCGGACCCGAAATATGGCCGCATCGCCAAGCAGCGTTCGCTGCACAACAACTACCTGACGCTGCCCGTCATCTTCTTCATGCTGTCGAACCATTATCCGCTGGCTTTTGCCACGCAGTTCAACTGGATCATCGCCGCACTGGTGTTCCTGATGGGCGTCACCATCCGCCACTGGTTCAACACCACCCATGCCCGCAAGGGCAAGCCGACATGGACATGGCTTCTCACCGCCCTCATCTTCATTGTCATCATGTGGCTTTCCACCGTGCCGAAGGTGCTGACCGGCGAAGAGGAGCAGAAGGCCGCCACCCTCTCCCCCATGCAGCAGCAATTCGTCAGCGATGCCCATTTTACCAAGGCGCGTGATGTGGTTCAGGGCCGCTGTTCCATGTGCCATGCCGCCGAGCCGGTGTGGGAAGGCGTGCCCTTCACACCGAAATCGGTGAAGCTCGAAACCGACGAACAGATCGGCGCCCACGCGCGCGAAATCTATTTGCAAGCCGGCCGCAGCCATGCCATGCCTCCGGGCAACATCACCGCCATCACCCCGGATGAGCGCAAGGTGCTGACCGCCTGGTATGAAAGTGCGGTGTCCGGGGCTGGAAAAGCCGAAGGAAAGACTGAATGA
- a CDS encoding TetR/AcrR family transcriptional regulator: MFPFMTNAHERKKQPELVRRNLLDCAARLAAEQGVAALSVQAVADAAGVTKGGLFHHFPSKQALLEAVMADLLAALDLEIDELISQDCEAFGRFTRAYVNAVFSDRGRDSGRQWAAISVSMVGEPSLRRMWNSWIEGRLARHKETDDGVVLELVRLAADGIWFADLLADDGRAGGDRAALKARMIAQTKKDAGR, encoded by the coding sequence ATGTTTCCTTTCATGACAAATGCACATGAACGCAAGAAGCAACCCGAACTCGTACGCCGCAATCTTCTTGATTGTGCGGCCAGACTTGCTGCTGAACAGGGCGTTGCGGCGCTCTCGGTGCAGGCGGTGGCAGATGCGGCAGGGGTGACGAAAGGCGGGCTGTTCCATCATTTCCCTTCCAAGCAGGCGCTGCTGGAAGCGGTCATGGCCGACCTCCTGGCGGCCCTGGACCTGGAAATCGACGAGCTCATCTCACAGGATTGTGAAGCTTTCGGGCGGTTCACGAGGGCCTATGTGAATGCGGTTTTCTCGGATCGGGGCAGGGATTCGGGCAGGCAGTGGGCAGCGATCTCGGTTTCCATGGTGGGCGAACCATCGCTTCGGCGCATGTGGAACAGCTGGATCGAGGGGCGGCTTGCCCGTCATAAGGAAACGGATGATGGGGTGGTACTGGAGCTGGTGCGGCTTGCCGCTGACGGCATCTGGTTCGCCGATCTTCTGGCCGACGACGGCAGGGCAGGTGGCGACAGGGCGGCTCTCAAAGCGCGGATGATCGCGCAGACAAAGAAGGATGCAGGGCGATGA
- a CDS encoding alpha-hydroxy acid oxidase — MGKILTIADLKQQAQRRVPKMFFDYADSGAWTESTYRANEDDFAKIKLRQRVLVDMTDRSLATEMVGEKVSMPVALSPTGLTGMQHADGEMLAAKAAEEFGVPFTLSTMSICSIEDVASVTSKPFWFQLYVMKDRDFVNNLIDRAKAAGCSALVLTLDLQILGQRHKDLRNGLSAPPKFTPKHIWQMATRPKWCLDMTRTKRRSFGNIVGHAKNVSDLSSLSSWTAEQFDPRLSWKDVEWIKERWGGKLILKGILDEEDARASLDTGADAIIVSNHGGRQLDGAHSSIAMLPKIVDAVGDRVEVHMDGGIRSGQDVLKAVALGAKGTYIGRPFLYGLGADGKRGVTTALEIIRKEMDVSMALCGKRLITDVDRSILA; from the coding sequence ATGGGCAAAATTCTGACCATAGCGGACCTGAAGCAACAGGCGCAGCGCCGTGTGCCAAAGATGTTTTTCGACTATGCCGATAGCGGCGCCTGGACCGAAAGCACCTATCGCGCCAACGAAGATGATTTTGCCAAGATAAAGCTGCGCCAGCGCGTGCTGGTGGATATGACCGACCGGTCGCTGGCGACCGAAATGGTCGGCGAGAAGGTGTCTATGCCGGTCGCACTCTCTCCCACTGGCCTGACCGGCATGCAGCATGCCGATGGCGAAATGCTGGCTGCCAAGGCAGCAGAAGAATTCGGCGTACCTTTCACGCTCTCCACCATGAGCATCTGCTCCATCGAGGATGTCGCTTCCGTTACCTCGAAACCCTTCTGGTTCCAGCTTTACGTGATGAAGGACCGCGATTTCGTCAACAATCTGATCGACCGCGCCAAGGCCGCCGGCTGCTCGGCGCTGGTACTGACGCTCGACCTGCAAATCCTCGGCCAGCGCCACAAGGATCTGCGCAACGGCCTTTCCGCGCCGCCAAAATTCACCCCGAAACACATCTGGCAGATGGCCACCCGGCCGAAATGGTGCCTGGACATGACGCGGACCAAGCGCCGCAGCTTCGGTAACATCGTCGGGCACGCCAAGAATGTCTCAGACCTCTCGTCGCTCTCCTCCTGGACGGCGGAACAGTTCGATCCGCGTTTATCCTGGAAAGACGTGGAATGGATCAAGGAACGCTGGGGCGGTAAACTTATCCTCAAGGGCATCCTTGACGAGGAGGACGCCCGCGCCTCGCTTGATACCGGCGCCGACGCCATCATCGTCTCCAACCATGGCGGCCGCCAGCTCGATGGCGCGCATTCCTCGATCGCCATGCTGCCGAAGATCGTCGATGCTGTCGGCGACAGGGTCGAGGTACACATGGATGGCGGCATCCGCTCCGGTCAGGATGTGCTGAAGGCCGTGGCGCTGGGGGCCAAGGGGACCTATATCGGCAGACCCTTCCTCTATGGCCTCGGTGCGGATGGCAAGCGGGGCGTGACCACGGCGCTGGAGATCATTCGCAAGGAGATGGATGTCAGCATGGCGCTTTGCGGCAAGCGGCTGATCACCGATGTGGATCGCAGCATTCTGGCGTGA